CGGTCGGAGAATTAGAAGACATCATGAAGGAAATCAAATGTTATTGCGGCTGCATGGACGAGGAGAACGGCTATCACGATTCCCTTCATCGCTGCTTCATTGCCGAGAACAAGGACGGCGAAGTCAAATGGACGGACCATGGCGCTCAATGCGGCATCTGCCTGACCGAGCTGCAGGATGCCAAACGGCTTCATGACGAAGGAAAATCCGTCGAGGAAATCAAACAGTTCATCGATGATAAATACAAAGGTACCGAATCTTAATCCTAAATGGTCATATA
Above is a window of Paenibacillus sp. FSL K6-1330 DNA encoding:
- a CDS encoding PCYCGC motif-containing (lipo)protein — its product is MNRTRAILFTFVISGMLLTACGGKESAAGHQHGADSERYETTASMTVMPKFLSSYTDNTQATYATVGELEDIMKEIKCYCGCMDEENGYHDSLHRCFIAENKDGEVKWTDHGAQCGICLTELQDAKRLHDEGKSVEEIKQFIDDKYKGTES